A part of Fibrobacter sp. UWP2 genomic DNA contains:
- a CDS encoding GNAT family N-acetyltransferase gives MERIRLASDCTLYPIDKNTDLSSFCCGDEDLDEFFRNDAYLYSAQLLGKSYIAVTNTESPQIACAFTLSNDSIKSTMIPKSSRNRLERKVPNAKHTRTYPALLIGRLGVNGQFQRSGLHLGSQVIDYLISWFIHPDNKTGCRFMVVDAYNRPETINFYQKNGFRFLYSDENLEKEAFRVDSSQSLNTRMMYLDLIDFVS, from the coding sequence ATGGAAAGAATCCGTTTAGCATCTGATTGCACCCTTTACCCCATCGACAAGAATACCGACCTGTCCTCGTTCTGCTGCGGCGATGAGGATCTAGACGAGTTCTTTCGGAACGATGCGTACTTGTACTCCGCTCAATTGTTGGGGAAAAGCTATATCGCTGTAACGAATACGGAATCGCCGCAGATAGCCTGCGCCTTCACTTTGTCCAATGACAGCATCAAATCGACAATGATTCCCAAGTCTTCGCGGAACCGCCTGGAACGCAAGGTGCCCAATGCAAAGCATACGCGTACGTATCCTGCGCTCCTGATTGGACGATTGGGAGTTAACGGTCAGTTCCAACGCAGCGGTTTGCACTTGGGGAGTCAGGTCATTGATTACCTGATTTCCTGGTTTATCCACCCGGATAACAAAACTGGTTGTCGCTTTATGGTTGTCGATGCCTACAACAGGCCCGAAACGATAAATTTTTACCAAAAGAACGGTTTCCGTTTTTTGTATTCGGATGAAAATCTCGAGAAAGAAGCCTTCCGTGTTGATTCAAGCCAGTCGTTGAACACCAGGATGATGTATCTGGACTTGATCGACTTCGTGTCGTAG
- a CDS encoding T9SS type A sorting domain-containing protein, which translates to MKKLISLAIVLFFVATAFAEEYVASQKITQQVLSGELSQTVYAGDEIKPVKILYENTGLGEDAVPEYSSTNFLENFGLSKRWTKGPACEIAGEMRSDIAAGTYKAYILVQDDEGKFAKTEFEFTVLEKEKTLSLKWNESSGNVNQEVIAGKSITPIVFDYEGITIYSVSGLPSGLVKNIDEKNHKIMIVGSVNSDVMSGDYIYKVTVKNDQGDEKSVSGTIAVVGGQARTSIKLFSDNTSQEVLAGNEIEPVVFEFANVRVDESLSSFKFEGSLKGSFAYSVEGNKLTCSGTVDENSKGGLYTIRIIAIGENNNDTAFANVEVTRESVESSSSVVASSSSEASSSSSAESSSSAEPPSSSSNIEESSSSEKTTEIVTEAMNTVKFGYANNVLTVAMPNSAMLRVQVFDMMGHLVESFAETEASSKSFNLAHLTKGNYVVRIESARSVRTARILVK; encoded by the coding sequence ATGAAAAAGTTGATTTCATTGGCAATAGTCTTGTTCTTTGTTGCAACCGCTTTTGCCGAAGAATATGTGGCTTCACAAAAGATTACGCAACAGGTTCTGTCAGGGGAACTTTCCCAGACCGTGTATGCTGGCGATGAAATTAAGCCGGTTAAAATTCTATATGAAAATACTGGCCTTGGCGAAGATGCTGTACCAGAATATTCATCGACGAACTTTTTGGAAAATTTTGGTTTGTCGAAAAGGTGGACTAAGGGACCCGCTTGTGAAATTGCGGGAGAGATGAGAAGTGATATTGCCGCTGGTACGTACAAAGCATATATCCTGGTACAAGACGACGAAGGCAAATTCGCCAAGACGGAGTTCGAATTCACTGTACTGGAAAAAGAAAAAACGTTGTCTTTAAAATGGAATGAAAGTAGCGGTAACGTGAACCAGGAAGTCATTGCGGGTAAGTCTATTACGCCTATCGTTTTCGATTACGAGGGAATAACAATTTATAGTGTGAGCGGACTTCCGTCTGGACTTGTAAAGAATATTGATGAAAAAAATCATAAAATCATGATTGTCGGCTCTGTAAATAGCGATGTAATGTCCGGTGATTATATATACAAAGTCACTGTTAAGAACGACCAAGGCGATGAAAAGAGCGTGTCAGGAACGATTGCCGTGGTAGGTGGCCAGGCTCGCACATCAATAAAACTTTTTAGTGATAATACAAGTCAGGAGGTCTTGGCGGGCAATGAGATTGAACCGGTTGTGTTCGAGTTTGCAAATGTTCGTGTCGATGAAAGTTTATCTTCATTTAAGTTCGAAGGATCGTTAAAAGGATCCTTTGCGTATAGTGTAGAAGGAAATAAGCTCACGTGCAGTGGAACTGTCGATGAAAATTCGAAGGGTGGGTTATACACGATAAGAATTATTGCAATAGGCGAAAACAACAATGATACCGCCTTTGCAAACGTTGAAGTGACTCGCGAGTCTGTAGAATCTTCGTCTAGCGTTGTAGCGTCGTCAAGTTCCGAAGCGTCTTCTTCAAGTTCCGCCGAGTCCAGCAGTTCCGCCGAACCGCCTAGCTCCAGCAGCAACATCGAAGAATCTTCTTCGAGTGAAAAGACTACAGAAATTGTGACAGAGGCAATGAACACCGTAAAATTCGGCTATGCGAACAATGTGCTGACCGTTGCGATGCCGAATTCTGCCATGCTCCGCGTACAAGTGTTCGACATGATGGGCCATCTGGTAGAATCTTTCGCCGAAACGGAAGCCTCTTCCAAGAGCTTCAACCTTGCTCACCTGACCAAGGGCAACTACGTAGTACGCATCGAAAGCGCCCGCAGCGTCCGTACCGCAAGAATCCTGGTGAAATAA
- a CDS encoding MarR family winged helix-turn-helix transcriptional regulator, whose protein sequence is MSELGKKLFLDSGTLTPLLKKLEAKGYIQRTREQSDERCLSVSLTAEGESLKRKAAGVPKSMSSCVNLSDAEAKTLYTLLYKVLEGFTAE, encoded by the coding sequence GTGTCTGAACTCGGAAAAAAACTGTTCCTTGATTCCGGCACGCTCACCCCGCTTTTGAAAAAGCTCGAAGCCAAGGGCTACATCCAGCGCACCCGCGAACAGAGCGACGAGCGCTGCCTTTCCGTAAGCCTCACCGCCGAAGGCGAATCGCTCAAGCGCAAGGCCGCGGGTGTCCCCAAGTCCATGTCCAGCTGCGTGAACCTCTCCGATGCCGAAGCCAAGACGCTTTACACCCTGCTGTATAAGGTTCTGGAAGGGTTCACGGCAGAATAA
- a CDS encoding glycoside hydrolase family 9 protein — protein MFVKKFAFQSAALAAFTLAPVFAATAYINEIGYRPGDSKELALVDANGNVDFVNAAGQVALSVTPKAASFWDASGQNVQLVDFSKLVEPGKYSVKVNGNELRSDLVVKTKTYEDVVKAALKWFYYQRASMSLEEQYAGKWSRAAGHTNATVELHNSTGASGTINSTKGWYDAGDYGRYIVNSGITTYTLLSLYEHFPEYFKTLKWNIPADGSLPDLLAEIKWNLDWMLTMQANDGGVYHKLTSLGFPGDVMPAQDNSKLYAIGKSTAGTFDFAAVMALASRVYKPFDASYATKCLDAAKKAYSWGLQNPNQNFTANPSGVSTGAYEDSKPGDEKIFAGTELFITTGDASYKQSGTTEYISYWGDVTGLATYEKATHQAFGDAGEAKQKILGTADGFVKRAESGFGVVMAKDDFVWGSNSTAANQGVWLLHAYYLTGDEKYYNAAVKALDYLLGKNPLDMSFVTGFGTKSPKMPHHRPSTSDNVDDPIPGMLVGGPQPGGEDVGSAAEWKCADYRTGQAATAYTDQRCSYATNEVAINWNAPLAYLAGALEALNAGYAPEFAVDGVAKGELPTSSSSVAESSSSQGPTGFTAPVERDLVRESQPRFRFDNHKLYVEMNGKRFDLKGERIK, from the coding sequence ATGTTTGTGAAAAAATTTGCATTCCAGTCGGCGGCACTTGCCGCGTTTACTCTGGCCCCGGTCTTTGCCGCGACCGCCTACATCAACGAAATCGGCTACCGTCCGGGCGATTCCAAGGAACTTGCCCTTGTGGACGCCAACGGAAACGTGGATTTTGTGAATGCCGCGGGGCAGGTCGCGCTTTCTGTGACGCCCAAGGCGGCCTCGTTCTGGGATGCCAGCGGCCAGAACGTGCAGCTGGTCGACTTCTCGAAGCTTGTTGAGCCGGGCAAGTATAGTGTCAAGGTGAACGGCAACGAGCTCCGTTCCGACCTTGTGGTAAAAACCAAGACTTACGAAGACGTTGTGAAGGCAGCCCTCAAGTGGTTCTACTACCAGCGCGCCTCCATGTCGTTGGAAGAACAGTACGCCGGCAAGTGGAGCCGTGCCGCGGGCCACACCAATGCGACCGTTGAACTGCACAACTCCACCGGGGCCTCGGGCACAATCAACTCCACCAAGGGCTGGTACGACGCCGGCGACTACGGCCGCTACATTGTGAACTCAGGCATCACCACTTACACGCTCCTTTCGCTTTATGAACACTTCCCCGAGTATTTCAAGACCCTCAAGTGGAACATCCCGGCAGACGGAAGCCTGCCCGATTTGCTTGCCGAGATCAAGTGGAATTTGGACTGGATGCTCACCATGCAGGCGAACGACGGCGGCGTTTACCACAAACTCACCTCCCTCGGCTTCCCGGGCGACGTGATGCCCGCGCAAGACAATTCCAAGCTCTACGCCATTGGCAAGAGCACGGCAGGCACCTTCGACTTTGCGGCCGTAATGGCGCTCGCCTCTCGAGTGTACAAGCCCTTTGACGCCTCCTATGCGACCAAGTGCCTTGATGCTGCCAAGAAGGCTTACAGCTGGGGTTTGCAGAACCCCAACCAGAACTTCACGGCGAACCCGAGCGGTGTTTCGACCGGCGCATACGAAGATTCAAAACCTGGCGATGAAAAAATCTTTGCTGGTACCGAACTTTTCATTACCACAGGCGACGCCTCGTACAAGCAGAGCGGCACCACCGAGTACATTTCGTACTGGGGCGATGTGACGGGTCTTGCCACCTACGAGAAGGCGACGCACCAGGCGTTTGGTGACGCCGGTGAAGCCAAGCAGAAAATCTTGGGCACCGCCGACGGCTTTGTGAAGCGCGCCGAATCGGGCTTTGGCGTGGTGATGGCGAAGGACGACTTTGTCTGGGGTTCCAACTCCACGGCCGCCAACCAGGGCGTTTGGTTGTTGCACGCCTACTACCTGACGGGCGATGAAAAATATTACAACGCGGCTGTCAAGGCGCTCGACTATTTGCTGGGCAAAAACCCGCTCGACATGTCGTTTGTGACCGGTTTCGGCACCAAGTCGCCCAAGATGCCGCACCACCGCCCCAGTACCTCCGACAACGTCGATGACCCGATCCCCGGAATGCTAGTGGGAGGCCCGCAGCCCGGAGGCGAAGACGTGGGCTCCGCTGCCGAGTGGAAGTGCGCCGACTACAGAACAGGCCAGGCCGCTACCGCTTATACCGACCAGCGCTGCAGCTACGCCACCAACGAGGTTGCCATCAACTGGAACGCCCCGCTTGCCTATTTGGCGGGCGCTCTCGAGGCCCTCAACGCCGGCTACGCTCCCGAATTTGCTGTTGACGGAGTCGCCAAGGGTGAACTGCCGACCTCCAGTTCGTCGGTTGCCGAGTCTTCTAGCTCGCAGGGCCCCACCGGGTTCACTGCCCCCGTGGAACGCGACTTGGTACGCGAATCGCAGCCTCGCTTCCGCTTTGACAACCACAAGCTGTATGTCGAAATGAACGGCAAACGCTTTGACCTCAAGGGCGAGCGAATCAAATAA
- a CDS encoding carbohydrate-binding protein, translated as MDTKNQGGEYREDRVDIVKNGDGFAVGYTQKGEWLEYTVNVQAGGKLPFELSYASGMDNTSVQLFMDDEPITDTLALAGTGEFDTYETFKGTTTKELTTGEHVLKVLVTSDYVNLDWIAFGESEGSAEDIRNGTTGIVPKIAAGAAGAFASVAGTYRVFDLMGSELGNIRLDAGATLSDLKAGLKAAGFNRGVYVIRNASRQTFRVDLGR; from the coding sequence ATGGACACCAAGAACCAGGGCGGCGAATACCGCGAAGACCGCGTGGACATCGTGAAAAACGGCGACGGATTTGCCGTAGGCTACACGCAGAAGGGCGAATGGCTGGAATACACCGTGAACGTGCAGGCGGGTGGCAAGCTCCCCTTCGAACTCAGCTACGCGAGCGGCATGGACAACACGAGCGTGCAGCTCTTTATGGACGACGAGCCGATTACCGACACGCTCGCACTCGCAGGCACCGGGGAATTCGACACCTATGAGACCTTCAAGGGCACGACCACCAAGGAACTCACCACGGGCGAGCACGTGCTCAAGGTGCTGGTGACAAGCGACTACGTGAACCTCGACTGGATTGCCTTTGGGGAAAGCGAAGGCAGCGCTGAGGACATCAGGAACGGCACCACGGGCATTGTGCCGAAAATCGCCGCTGGAGCCGCTGGCGCATTTGCGAGTGTCGCGGGCACCTACAGGGTATTCGACCTGATGGGCTCCGAGCTCGGGAATATCCGCCTGGACGCCGGCGCAACGCTCTCGGACCTGAAGGCCGGACTCAAGGCGGCAGGCTTCAACAGGGGTGTCTACGTCATCCGCAACGCCTCCAGGCAGACCTTCAGGGTGGATTTGGGCCGATAA
- a CDS encoding TIGR02147 family protein, whose protein sequence is MPEVLDYLEYREFLKDWFTESKKDNPFTSYRYLGQKTGVDPAWLVRVFQKEGHLNEGTLPVFIRLCGLDDRRAEYFKTLYRFNKTKAKQTLSELYYKLLELRSLETRVLSKPELAYFGSWACAALRALIGITKDTSNVNQLAEHLNPPISHDDARNALGILKQLGLVVPDGNGGWNITDQILSTGGEVKSRAVRDFHRHTMELAQESLDRHKPEERDISSVVFTADESDLPEIKHRIEEFRRGLLQFTRKSERADRVYALNIAMFPLSDKVDDPATAADSAPATPKKEG, encoded by the coding sequence ATGCCCGAAGTTTTAGATTATTTGGAATACCGCGAGTTTCTGAAGGACTGGTTCACCGAAAGCAAAAAGGACAACCCGTTCACCAGCTACCGCTACCTTGGCCAAAAGACCGGCGTGGACCCGGCCTGGCTTGTACGCGTGTTCCAAAAAGAAGGGCACCTGAACGAGGGAACACTCCCGGTTTTCATTCGCCTTTGCGGGCTGGACGACCGCCGCGCCGAATACTTCAAGACCCTCTACCGTTTTAACAAGACCAAGGCCAAGCAGACGCTCTCGGAGCTCTACTACAAGCTTTTGGAGCTGCGCTCGCTCGAGACCCGCGTGCTATCGAAGCCGGAGCTCGCCTACTTTGGCAGCTGGGCCTGCGCGGCACTCCGCGCCCTGATTGGCATTACCAAAGACACCAGCAACGTGAACCAGCTGGCCGAACACCTGAACCCGCCCATTTCGCACGACGACGCCCGCAACGCGCTCGGCATTTTAAAGCAGTTGGGCCTGGTGGTGCCCGACGGCAACGGCGGCTGGAACATTACCGACCAAATTTTGAGCACGGGCGGCGAAGTCAAGAGCCGCGCGGTTCGCGACTTCCACAGGCACACCATGGAACTGGCGCAAGAGTCGCTGGACCGCCACAAGCCCGAAGAACGCGACATCTCGAGCGTGGTGTTTACCGCCGACGAGTCGGACTTGCCCGAGATCAAGCACCGCATTGAAGAATTCAGGCGCGGCCTTTTGCAGTTTACCCGCAAAAGCGAGCGCGCAGACCGCGTTTACGCACTGAACATCGCCATGTTCCCGCTGAGCGACAAGGTCGACGACCCCGCCACGGCAGCAGATTCTGCACCGGCAACCCCCAAAAAGGAGGGCTAG
- a CDS encoding methyltransferase domain-containing protein produces MQGSGPFQGVRQVTSNQEDIYKDLESVVRKYASTVFLRPVADHTRAAFEESQKFIEDFYTKGSANGDAPGHKATQVVLDSGCGTGESTLHLARKFQGMPVVGIDKSAARLSRAASEAPPNAFWVRAELLDFWRLALEKVRTGEWEIPYHAVYYPNPWPKQSEATRRFHLHPIFPTLMRLARVTELRTNWEIYAREFAEAVRVLNIGMTADCVPFDAQEPQTAFERKYKEARQQLWRVVVSKKA; encoded by the coding sequence ATGCAAGGTTCAGGGCCGTTCCAAGGCGTTCGCCAGGTCACATCGAACCAAGAAGACATCTACAAGGATTTGGAATCCGTCGTGCGCAAATACGCCTCGACGGTTTTTTTACGACCCGTGGCAGACCACACGAGGGCGGCATTTGAAGAGAGCCAAAAATTTATCGAGGATTTTTATACCAAGGGCTCGGCAAACGGAGACGCCCCCGGCCACAAGGCCACACAGGTTGTTTTGGATTCGGGTTGCGGCACCGGCGAGAGCACACTCCACCTGGCGAGAAAATTCCAGGGCATGCCGGTGGTAGGGATCGACAAGTCGGCGGCAAGACTTTCACGCGCCGCGAGCGAGGCCCCGCCCAACGCGTTTTGGGTGCGAGCCGAACTGCTGGACTTTTGGCGGCTCGCGCTAGAGAAGGTGCGCACGGGCGAATGGGAAATCCCCTACCATGCAGTATACTACCCCAACCCGTGGCCAAAGCAGAGCGAAGCCACACGGCGGTTCCACCTGCACCCCATTTTTCCCACACTCATGCGGCTCGCCCGCGTCACGGAACTCCGCACCAACTGGGAGATTTACGCGCGGGAGTTCGCCGAGGCCGTGCGCGTGCTAAACATTGGCATGACGGCCGACTGTGTCCCCTTTGACGCGCAAGAACCGCAAACGGCATTCGAGCGCAAATACAAAGAAGCCCGCCAGCAGTTGTGGCGGGTCGTCGTCAGCAAAAAAGCTTAA
- the hisE gene encoding phosphoribosyl-ATP diphosphatase, protein MTFEEMFALACQRKKEMPEGKGTTELFKKGPHAIGKKLVEEAAESWQAARFESRDAQCLELSQVLYYVAVMMAEKGLTLEEVYAKL, encoded by the coding sequence ATGACTTTTGAAGAAATGTTCGCACTGGCATGCCAGCGCAAAAAGGAAATGCCCGAGGGCAAGGGAACCACCGAACTCTTTAAGAAGGGTCCCCACGCCATTGGCAAAAAGCTGGTCGAGGAGGCCGCCGAATCTTGGCAGGCTGCCCGCTTTGAATCGCGCGACGCCCAGTGCCTTGAACTTTCCCAAGTGCTTTACTACGTGGCCGTGATGATGGCCGAAAAAGGCTTAACCCTCGAAGAAGTGTACGCAAAACTATGA
- the hisG gene encoding ATP phosphoribosyltransferase codes for MIKVALPNKGMLFEPTQELLKACGYKASKPYKTLTQIDQKNGIEFFFLRPSDIPMYVGRGIIDAGITGIDFNAEAKSPAVKVLDLPFGASKMCAAVPNESPIQELAELKDKTIATSFPNIVETYYKKPMDFVVLEGAVEISVSLGVADAIVDVVETGTTLKQAGLRIIGEPLFRSNAALFCNPQKTELEEVHTLIRRIEGKLVAQSYMMIEYDCPAELLQKACDLTPGLDAPTVTKLHGREWYSVKAMVPQDEANAIMDKLWDAGARSILLFGIKSARI; via the coding sequence ATGATCAAGGTTGCTCTCCCCAACAAGGGCATGCTCTTTGAACCGACGCAGGAACTTTTGAAGGCCTGCGGCTACAAGGCATCGAAGCCCTACAAAACTCTTACCCAAATTGACCAAAAGAACGGAATCGAGTTCTTTTTCCTCCGTCCGAGCGACATCCCCATGTACGTGGGCCGCGGCATCATTGACGCGGGCATCACGGGAATCGACTTTAACGCCGAGGCCAAGAGCCCTGCCGTAAAGGTTTTGGACCTGCCCTTTGGCGCCTCCAAGATGTGCGCCGCCGTCCCGAACGAGAGTCCCATCCAGGAGCTCGCCGAGCTCAAGGACAAGACCATCGCCACAAGTTTCCCCAACATCGTGGAAACCTACTACAAGAAGCCGATGGACTTTGTGGTGCTCGAAGGCGCCGTCGAAATCTCGGTGAGCCTAGGCGTCGCCGACGCCATTGTGGACGTTGTGGAAACCGGCACGACACTCAAGCAGGCGGGACTCCGCATTATTGGCGAGCCCTTGTTCCGCAGCAACGCCGCCCTCTTCTGCAACCCGCAAAAAACGGAACTCGAAGAGGTGCACACGCTCATCCGCCGCATTGAGGGCAAGCTGGTCGCGCAATCGTACATGATGATCGAGTACGACTGCCCCGCAGAACTCTTGCAAAAGGCTTGCGACCTCACTCCGGGCCTGGACGCCCCGACGGTCACTAAGCTGCACGGCCGTGAATGGTACTCTGTGAAAGCCATGGTGCCGCAGGACGAAGCCAACGCCATCATGGACAAGCTTTGGGACGCCGGCGCCAGGAGCATCCTCCTGTTCGGCATCAAGAGCGCCCGTATCTAG
- a CDS encoding EAL and HDOD domain-containing protein, protein MHSLAYLARQPILDREGKIYAYELLFRDSPSSDTAVIASDVLATAQVLENVLNNIGLPKLIGDHKAFINCSRDMLLDNVFGLLNPRCFVLEILEDVEVDETLVKAVERYKSRGFELALDDFIYNEEFLTRYAPLFPYVSYVKMDLVENSASNMTEAAQFFKSKNIKILAEKVETKAVFKKCLADGYDYFQGFFFAKPELVTGKKIDATSAAILRILLLLRTHPSLDELCDCFSEYGDMATNLLRFVNSDAQFKSHSISNVRDAIVWIGMRNIQEWLMLMLYARPEMGVAPQSSPLFQNASHRAKFLELVARVVEGTATDMPAKAFMVGLISRMDALVGAPLESILTDSPADEEMRQALLERKGRLGTLLRLADAVEQDDQHVIVDVLKELNLSVALLNRCINDAYTWAHER, encoded by the coding sequence ATGCATTCACTCGCCTATCTAGCACGACAACCCATCCTTGACCGAGAAGGCAAGATATACGCCTACGAACTTTTGTTCCGCGACTCGCCCTCGAGCGACACCGCGGTCATTGCAAGCGACGTGCTCGCCACGGCGCAAGTGCTCGAGAACGTACTGAACAACATCGGCCTCCCCAAGCTCATCGGGGACCACAAGGCCTTTATCAATTGCAGTCGCGACATGCTGCTCGACAACGTGTTCGGGCTTTTGAACCCGCGCTGCTTTGTGCTCGAGATCTTGGAGGACGTGGAAGTCGACGAAACCTTGGTCAAGGCGGTGGAGCGTTACAAAAGTCGCGGTTTCGAGCTCGCCCTCGACGATTTCATCTACAACGAAGAGTTCCTCACCCGCTACGCCCCGTTGTTCCCCTACGTAAGCTATGTGAAAATGGACCTGGTCGAGAACAGCGCCAGCAACATGACCGAGGCGGCGCAGTTCTTCAAGTCCAAGAACATCAAGATTCTCGCCGAGAAGGTCGAGACGAAGGCTGTCTTTAAAAAGTGCCTCGCCGACGGCTACGACTACTTTCAGGGGTTCTTTTTTGCCAAGCCCGAACTGGTCACCGGCAAAAAAATCGACGCCACTTCGGCAGCGATACTCCGCATTTTGCTTTTGCTGCGTACGCACCCGAGTCTGGACGAACTGTGCGACTGCTTTAGCGAATACGGCGACATGGCGACGAACCTGCTGCGCTTTGTAAATTCGGACGCCCAGTTCAAGTCGCACAGCATTTCGAACGTGCGCGACGCCATTGTGTGGATCGGCATGCGGAACATCCAGGAATGGTTGATGCTCATGCTGTACGCAAGACCCGAAATGGGAGTCGCGCCGCAGAGTTCCCCGCTGTTCCAGAACGCGAGCCACCGCGCCAAGTTCCTGGAGCTCGTCGCCCGCGTGGTCGAGGGGACCGCCACCGACATGCCAGCCAAGGCATTCATGGTGGGGCTCATCAGCCGTATGGACGCCCTCGTGGGCGCTCCGCTTGAATCGATTTTGACAGACTCCCCCGCCGACGAAGAAATGCGCCAGGCCCTGCTAGAACGCAAGGGGCGCCTGGGCACGTTGCTCCGCCTTGCCGACGCCGTGGAGCAGGACGACCAGCACGTGATTGTGGACGTGCTCAAAGAACTGAACCTGTCTGTCGCTTTGTTGAACCGCTGCATTAACGACGCTTACACGTGGGCCCATGAACGTTGA
- the recR gene encoding recombination mediator RecR, protein MNVEPQSLEALIAEFAGLPGIGQKTARRLAYHMLTRSKGDVERFATSLTNASEMVHPCPRCHGFTDQDVCPICESRSGAKSLCVVEKSSDIIPFERSGIFKGLYFVLGGVISPLDGVGPEALHLPQLVKRIQDEGIEELVLALGSSPEADSTALMIDRMLAGVNVKRTRLARGIPMGSDLEFVDEITMLRAFEGRVSL, encoded by the coding sequence ATGAACGTTGAACCGCAAAGCTTGGAAGCGCTGATCGCCGAATTCGCAGGCCTGCCCGGCATTGGGCAAAAAACGGCCCGTCGTTTGGCGTACCACATGCTCACCCGCAGCAAGGGCGATGTAGAGCGCTTTGCCACAAGCCTAACAAACGCGAGCGAGATGGTTCACCCCTGCCCGCGTTGTCACGGTTTTACCGACCAAGACGTTTGCCCCATTTGCGAAAGCCGCAGCGGTGCCAAGTCTCTTTGCGTTGTGGAGAAAAGTTCCGACATCATCCCGTTCGAACGCTCCGGCATTTTCAAGGGGCTATACTTTGTACTGGGAGGCGTGATCTCGCCGCTCGACGGCGTTGGTCCCGAAGCCCTGCACCTGCCGCAGCTGGTTAAGCGCATCCAGGACGAGGGCATCGAGGAACTTGTGCTGGCGCTGGGCTCTAGCCCCGAAGCCGATAGTACTGCCCTGATGATCGACCGCATGCTCGCCGGCGTCAACGTCAAGCGCACGCGCCTTGCCCGCGGCATCCCCATGGGGAGCGACCTGGAGTTCGTGGACGAGATCACCATGCTCCGCGCCTTTGAAGGGAGGGTCAGCCTGTGA
- the yihA gene encoding ribosome biogenesis GTP-binding protein YihA/YsxC, with protein MSFGEKKPHQAPVTVGGFEIRSTEFVKAAVNLKGLPEQRLPQVAFLGRSNVGKSSLLNALMGQKKLVKTSSTPGKTREINFFKVNDQFFLVDLPGVGFAKVSNSKRDQMADFIREYVEKCRDLRGLVYLVDIRHGGTPIDIETVESIRATGCPVLVIASKRDKVNQSECAKNLKLIQERLGLDAKPLCVSAFKKTGLDSVWQEILNAVNGKKLVDEADGTGNR; from the coding sequence GTGAGTTTCGGCGAAAAGAAACCGCACCAAGCCCCAGTCACCGTGGGCGGCTTCGAAATTCGCTCGACCGAGTTTGTGAAGGCGGCGGTGAACCTCAAGGGGCTCCCCGAGCAAAGGCTGCCCCAGGTGGCGTTCCTCGGGCGCAGCAACGTGGGCAAATCCTCTCTTTTGAACGCCCTGATGGGGCAAAAAAAGCTCGTCAAGACTAGTTCTACCCCCGGAAAGACCCGCGAAATCAATTTTTTCAAAGTCAACGACCAGTTTTTTCTTGTAGATTTACCTGGTGTAGGCTTTGCCAAGGTAAGCAATTCCAAGCGTGACCAAATGGCCGACTTTATCCGCGAATACGTGGAGAAGTGCCGTGACTTGCGCGGTCTCGTTTACTTGGTGGACATACGCCACGGAGGCACCCCCATCGACATAGAGACGGTGGAGAGCATCCGCGCCACGGGCTGCCCCGTGCTGGTGATCGCCAGCAAGCGGGACAAGGTGAACCAGTCGGAGTGCGCCAAGAATCTAAAGTTGATTCAAGAGCGCCTGGGCCTGGACGCCAAGCCACTTTGCGTAAGTGCATTCAAGAAGACTGGCCTGGATAGCGTTTGGCAAGAGATTTTGAACGCGGTGAATGGTAAAAAACTGGTAGACGAGGCAGATGGCACAGGAAATCGCTAG